AAACActacagtaaaacaaataatCATAGCTACACGTTAATATCCCCATTGTATCGAGAAAGTATTCAGAGTATGTTACTGTTTCCCTATTTGGTTAGCATACTATCCATTGCTCCCGTAAAATTGCACAGCTAACATGGTGAACACTTAATTAATGGACATATGATTTCTTTGCAAAAATGACttaaaatacttaaaaaaaaatattgattgatAGATTGGTGTAAGACCTACTCTGAATTATTTAACTATAGACACAGCTATGCAGAATATAAATATACACCgcacaggtgtacctaataaatcGTCCATTAAGTTTAATCTGGCAGTAATAACCTTTGGAGTGACAGTTGATGGCAAGTTGTGGGGTTCAAGGCTGTGTGGTAACAGGAGTGGGAGGACTACGCGAGGCACGGTCCGACCCGCCTCATCTGCCTCTACTTTAACATCTGGAAGCAAATGATGACATCTCAACATCTCCAAGAGccacaaaccacacacacacaaagccgatctgttaaaactgcatttttgTGTGTCCTTAGCAACAGGGAAAATCAACAAAAGAAGATTGGCAAGGGGGTGGAAGGTTGTGGTTTCTTCTCTTAACGAGGAGTGGTGAGAAAGAATATCTGGCATCCAAGACTAAAATTAACTCGTCACAAGAATTTTCagtctttgtttttgaaaacgCGCTACTTTCATTCAGGACTGTTAATGTTTTTGAAAGCAGGTCGAGCAGGATTccatctttatttatgtagcgttttcacaacagctgaaaGGACTGTAAATAATTGTAGATGTTTAAGAAAACACATGTAAAGTAAAGTCACCGCCATCATGGGTTCAGGTTTTGCGGTGCAGCTATTTGGCGGTTTTTGTACAGTTAAAAACTGACATTATAATTCTCGTCTATTCTGGTGTAATTCTACTACTGACCACTAGATGGTTCCTCAATGGTATGTGATTGTATTGTCTAACCCCCCTCGTCCCCCAAACCCTCCATTTTAGACCAGGGAATGTCGCTAATATTTGTCAGCTGTGGGTTCGtccgtgaagccctttgagacttttcTGTGAATAAGGAATATAATACGGAAGAGTGGAAGTTACAATGTGGCAGGAAcagttttaactcattcagtgccagccaattgtggacctagtctgaaaagacgtttaaaaacgtctttgggagtgaatgagttaaatggacGATGTCTTTCGAATGGACGGAAGTCGTTCAAACATACAGTAAACCATAAAAACAGCAACCCATCCCAATTCCAGAGGGTGGAACTTCCCCAAAAAATACCAGATGTTATGCCCCAAAAAGCATTACTCATTACCTTTGATTTTGACGATAGCAATTTAAGAATGCAGAAAACAATGTTCAATCTTAGCAGCATTTTCTAAAACCGTTTATTAAGGTTTCATTGTTGGTGAGATTCGTCCAGTCCACCTGTGAAATGGTTGTGAGCGCACAATTGCGCATAGCAAGTCAATATGCGCAATTGtgggaaaatttaaaaattattattttataggaTTTAGCCTAACTAACTAAATAGTCTTGATTTTAATGAAAGCACACACTTTACTTTTGctaaagactcaaaattgttctTACGTTAAGAGAAGACTGTGAATCTTGAGCTCTTGTAAACTCAAGTTGCCGGCCAAACGAAAGATGTGAATCCAACGGGCCAAATGTTCCAACTAGATAAAGGTTTCTGAACCTCTGCTACTCCTTAGCTCAGCAAGAAGCTTCTTAATGAGGGAAAAACATCAAGAAAAACAAGTCTAACGTGTGCAATgtcattgtaacatttttttcccccggcagACTCTTGTCAAGACCTTTTTTCTGGTTTCAGTACTTGGTGAAAATGAAGAGGAAACATTCTTTTCATACGACTTCATTTGTGCAGAGGTAAATGTGAAATTAATGTGGAGCACGTTAGACAGAACTGCAAACGTAGCTCAACAATACCAATCTGTCACATGATCGATGAAAATCAGTGCAGAACAATCGTCAAAACTGCCACACGCACTTTTAGGATAAAAATCAGTCATCCAGTATATCGATGGCTTCTCGACCCAAATATAAAAGGATTAGCTCAGTTTAGTGGGCTGTATGGTTGCTAGGCAACAGCTCCATCCAGGCTAGACATGAGGTTTGACCCTCGCACCAATTTAATACGGTGTCATTATGTTGAATATTCTTAATGATCGACACTGCGAAAAGCACAATAATAAAGATATTGATAAATAGtgactttctttctttatttttcttcatttttttatgccattgtgcaagtgtaccaaAAAGTGGCCGAGCTACACAAGGAAGGGGGGCTCATGGTTAGTTTAAGGTTTATTCAGTCTTTGACTCAGATGACAGTAGATTACTTAGAGAATCTAGATAAATCTCTGGGGGGTGAGGGAGTACAATAAAATCACCTTACATGTTGGAAGAGCACCCTAGAGTACAGTATGTCTCTCACTCACAATATATACACATTCATTTTGCATCATATTCACTCATACgcagcgggtgggggggggcataagtGGACTCAGTTGGACCGTATGAGGTATGTAAGTATGAACATTGCATGATATAACTGAGAACTTGGAGGCTGTTCAAGTTGAAATCAATGCCAAGTCTTGATCACAAATGCAGCCAGAATTACCAAATGATGGTgtttgtccagcaggtggcggtgtAGAAACATgctgggggtaaaaaaaaaaatcgactcgAATCAATTCGTCCTGAACATGCAGCAATTTGTAAAAGTTCAAAATGTCGTTGATATGACAACATTACGTAATCAGATCTCATGATCCGGTTGGAATTTTGGGAAGGAGCTCAGGTTTAACTCAATGGGCCGACAGCCAAAATGTCAggtgtattgtactgtatgaaTAGCCACACTGGACTTTGAGCAGCTAATGATTAACCGATGGGACATATGTGTGTTTGATAATCAATAAGAGCACATTAGAGTTTCTATAAATGGATGCCATCCGGTCGAGTGAATAAAACcaaatcaaattcaaaacaattttctCCGTCTTGATGTAACAGCGGAATCGCCGAAAGTTGTTTTTTACACTCGAAAGTCAAGTTGCGTTTGCCACATTTCTCTACATGCGCTATCAAACAATAAAAGTGCTCAACTCAAAATAAGAAGTCAGCAACTCTATGCTTTTCTTAATTAGCAGCCTGGGTAGCAAATGCTAATGGAAACAAATGCTAATGAACTTACACGGGAGCCAAATTCTTGCTGGAAATTTGATGAGTTGCTGCGTGATGAGGTAACGCGGTTATGTGTGAACCCCGAACGACAACAAAGCGGTCTGGTTATTTACACGTGAAGGCATTTCTCAAAACGGAATCTGAAATAACATCCTGATCGCGGAGCTACTTCTAGGTAACAATGCGTTGTTCCAAAATACTgcaatttcaaatgaaacaatttttGGCATTGTAGAAAAAGTTTTGGCGCGGAAAAAGCATACCGTATACCATACAGATATtatacattcattttctatagcgCGTATCCTATCCTAGCTAACCACAAATTTGACCCCCCAGGTTGCCAAATACAGACAAACACTTAAAAACTACATTTGAAAAGGGTGCTCACGCATTTGAAGGGAGCAGAACGACCTGTAAATCTTTTTCTACGATGCCAACGTTGATTTCCGATGCCAAAACTTAACGCCATTTTCTGGCACAATAACGATGGAATTCCGgcagctgaggaaaaaaaaaccacaagaagTTTGAGTTCATCGAAAGGCCAAGCAGCTCGTCTCTTGTGATACATACTGCGTTGAGAACATAGCTAGCTGATGTTTCTCTGACTCCGTTTCGTAGTTGCATTCCAAGCGGCGAGATATCGAAGAGCTTATCGAATGTGCCGTGACATTCGCGTGTTGATCACATTGCCAGGATGTCAGGCCGCTGCAATGGTGAGGAGCTAAGAGCTGATGATGCGGGCCAAAGTGACTTAGTGGAGAGCTTCCCTTggtcacacgcaaacacacacccgcacacacacccacacacccgcAAAATGGCAGCACTTAGTGGTTTCTTGGATCCGTCGGCTCGCGCTCCAGAAGGGGACAGGAAATTCCACAGTTTGCTATGTCGCGCTTTAACGCAGTCCAAAGCGGCGAGGGCGTGGCGGCGGCGAGATACTGgctctggaggggggggggggggggggggggggggggggggggggcgtgagagGGAAAATGTGGCGGGGGAGCTTCACGTGACCACTTGCTGCACTGTGGAGCGTTCGTGTGGACACGACTGGTCCCGGCAATGCAGCCTGGCCAGCAGTCGTCGCAGCTTGTTGGAGAAGTTTTTGTTCATCTGGCGGTACATGAGCGGCATGGCGAAGCTGCTGGAGAACGCCAGCAGCTTGGACACGCAACGGAGGAAATAGTAGGTGGGCAGGTAGCGCGGGGCGCCCACGTAGCCCGGCGCGCCGGCCACCGTGTGCACCAGGAGCGTCACGTAGTACGGAGTCCACAGCGCAAACTGCACGCACACGGAGGCCAGCAGCAGCCGGTGGATGGAAGGGTCCAAGCGGGCCGAGTCCTGGTCCAGCGGCGTGGACTCCTTCCGGATGCGCAGGATGAGCGCGAAGGCGTACAGCACGGCCACGGCGGGCACCACGTAGCCGATGAACATCATGATGGCGTCGGCCGCTTCCTTGTTCTGCATCTTGGAGCACTCCGCCATCTTGGTGGAGATGTGGTTGCACACGTAGAAGAGCAGCGAGGAGAAGCTGGTGAGCACGGCGCCGCCCCAGATGAAGCCGCAAACGTGCTTGGTGTTGTACACGCTGGACATGTAGGTACGGGGCAGGGCGCGCTCGATATAATAGTCCAGACTGAGCAGCGTGGTGGAGTACATGATGACCAGCGAGGAGATGTTGAAGAGGATGAGCAGCGTGATGTACACCTCGTTGGTGTACTCCCACGCGTGCCAGCGGGTGAAGGTGGAGCTCAGCAGCTCCACGGGCACCACCGCGTTAAGCACCAGGCCGGCGATGGCCATGTTGACAAAGTAGACGTCGGGCATGGTCATGGATACCTTGTTGGAGAGGTTGACGGCCACCAGTAGCATGTTGTAGCACAGGCCCAAGGGGAAGCACACCAGCAAATAGACCAGGGACAGCACGGACAGGATCAGGCCAAAGTCCTGGCACAGGCGGAAGTCCACGCTGCTTTCCGTCTCGTTGTAAACCATGCAGATCCACATCGCTGGACCCCGGCAGCAGGTGGACTGCAAACCATATGAAGTCAAACGATTACGATAGGGACGGCGATTCGAAACATATATGTGACATTTTTCCCACAATttcagaacaaatgaaaatgtatccTCCCACGCAGCTCGagacaatgtcatttttatgtcCTGCTTGCAATACGCTGTTGGGAACACAACAGCTCTGATGGTATTTTTTTCGAGGGTGTGAAGTGCGAGAGCATGTAAAGAACGCGGCCAAGCGAGTGACATCCGAAGTtcaataaaatgttgaaaatgtggcCCTAGCGGTCCATCAGCGAGGGTATGACAGTACTTTGACTCCTTATTTGACTTTACTCTGGAGTAAGCGTTTCCAAAGCTTTATTGAAGAAACGGTAAGTAAGCAAACAGGTATGACGCatattcatcagaatcagaatcatcttcatcttcatatGCGAGCCGCCAACAAACAGACCCGCTAACAAATTAGCAGGTTGACAGCCAGCCAACTCGACCGTCAAATTTGccgacacccacgtcactcaccagcccAGTTCTCTCCTTTGAGAGCCATACACACGCGAAGACACAAACACTACAGGAGAATGAATATTATAGCCACTGCAGGAGGACAAAAGAATACCTGGCTGCACCTTACATGGACGTTATTGTGTAAATactgcaaaatatatatattttttatacccGATGACTCGATGAGTCCAAGTGTTACTGTACTTAGCGTCTTGGATGCAGACATGGGAGCCGAGACTGCGAGGAATCCTGCACTGACAACATGGGCTGATGTATGAGAAGAATTTCTGGCGACTGAgtgtaaagcactttgaatCTTCTTGACACGCGGCGACGACtagattcataaaaaaaaagtgaaaaatgcgAAGCGGGCTGCAGTGAAGAGGCCACTCCAAACGTCTGGGAGTTCAAGGCGAGGTCAAGGAAAATGACCGGGAGCGGCGTCGGGGTTCAAGCCAGAGTTGTTGAAAGTGCTCGCTCTTGTTTATTTTCGCTGGGCTTAATTTGGCCGTTTGTAGATTCGGTTTCTTTAGAAAGACGCCTTTCCACTGATGATGAGGAAATAAACTCCGGGGGCAAAACGTACGCTAATCTGCAAAACAAAGTGCGGGAAAGCCGCCTTGTTTTCAGAAGGATGACTCGCATTTCCAGTTAAAAGGGGAAGCATTCTTCTTCCTCTACTTACGCAAGAGCCACTACCGAAGGTCCGCGTTTTGGCCTACGGGAGGCGGAGACGTCAGTCTGCCTCCTTACTAGTGCGACTGGCTCTAATGAGCTTGTGGCTGAGACTGGGAGTCAAAGCAGTTGGACTGGAAACAGGGTCAGCAGGAAGAGCGTCTCCAGTTACTGTCGACAAAAGTCTGTTTTCACCCACAACGGCGCTGCTCGGCCCACATGCAAACATCAGCGGGTGAATCATTTACGAGCAACTTTTCTTTGCTGAAAGCTCACTCAGCAATTAGCCAGCTAATAGTCTACTCCCCGAAGGCTTCTTAAACGCAAACTGCATTGCGCAACGTTATTGTAACGTTGATTAGTAGGCCACGGGTACGGCGCCGTTTTCATTTACGGGATTCGATATGGGCAAGTAGGCTCCTTTAACACATTCGGATCACAAAGGGAGTTTAAGATAATAGAATTCGCAAAagttaaaaggggaaaaaaaataacggagAGAAAACAgagaatggggcggcccggtagtccagtggttagcacgtcggcttcacagtgcagaggtaccgggttcgattccagctccggcctccctgtgtggagtttgcatgttctccccgggcttgcgtgggttttccccgggtgctccggtttcctcccacattccaaaaacatgggtggcgggctgattgaacactctacattgtccctaggtgtgagtgtgagcgcggatcgttgttcgtctctgtgtgccctgcgattggctggcaaccgattcagggtgtcccccgcctactgcccggagacagctgggataggctccagcaccccccgcgaccctcgtgaggatcaagcggtacggaagatgaatgaatgaatgaatgaaacagaaaattCTTCTCGATTTGCCATCTTATGGCACTTTGGTATCAGAAGATAATTAGATGCATGGGAACGTCACAACTCTAATAAAAAAGGGCCATGGGCTTCAAGTTAACGCTCTCTTTACACACTagtgtcattgttttgtttttgtttttttaaaacatcctTAATTAGCGATTGAAAGTTATTCCAGTACCACTGTGTGTCGTTGaccgtgtttttttcccctcctcggAAAACTGTCGGGTGGACAATTGCATAAGTTAAACCTGCAATGGCACAACCGTTCTGGGTGTGTTCAACACCAAGTTTAGTCAAATCGCAAACTCTTGTGACTGTGACACAAAACAGAGAGATGCCAAATAGGGAGGGTGCGCTTCTaacagacaggaaaaaaaaaaaaagaggaacaagTGGTTGTCTTAAAAAGTGTCTCGCACGTCATTCATCACAATAAAAAATGGCAAGGAGAAGAGTTTGCAACTGTGAGGCAGTCCCCGTTAGATACTACTTAGCCTAGCTTCTTCTATTTCTTCATTATCATGTGGCATTCTTTT
This region of Hippocampus zosterae strain Florida chromosome 17, ASM2543408v3, whole genome shotgun sequence genomic DNA includes:
- the gpr146 gene encoding probable G-protein coupled receptor 146 isoform X2; amino-acid sequence: MWICMVYNETESSVDFRLCQDFGLILSVLSLVYLLVCFPLGLCYNMLLVAVNLSNKVSMTMPDVYFVNMAIAGLVLNAVVPVELLSSTFTRWHAWEYTNEVYITLLILFNISSLVIMYSTTLLSLDYYIERALPRTYMSSVYNTKHVCGFIWGGAVLTSFSSLLFYVCNHISTKMAECSKMQNKEAADAIMMFIGYVVPAVAVLYAFALILRIRKESTPLDQDSARLDPSIHRLLLASVCVQFALWTPYYVTLLVHTVAGAPGYVGAPRYLPTYYFLRCVSKLLAFSSSFAMPLMYRQMNKNFSNKLRRLLARLHCRDQSCPHERSTVQQVVT
- the gpr146 gene encoding probable G-protein coupled receptor 146 isoform X1 yields the protein MNSESTCCRGPAMWICMVYNETESSVDFRLCQDFGLILSVLSLVYLLVCFPLGLCYNMLLVAVNLSNKVSMTMPDVYFVNMAIAGLVLNAVVPVELLSSTFTRWHAWEYTNEVYITLLILFNISSLVIMYSTTLLSLDYYIERALPRTYMSSVYNTKHVCGFIWGGAVLTSFSSLLFYVCNHISTKMAECSKMQNKEAADAIMMFIGYVVPAVAVLYAFALILRIRKESTPLDQDSARLDPSIHRLLLASVCVQFALWTPYYVTLLVHTVAGAPGYVGAPRYLPTYYFLRCVSKLLAFSSSFAMPLMYRQMNKNFSNKLRRLLARLHCRDQSCPHERSTVQQVVT